From Anaerohalosphaera lusitana, one genomic window encodes:
- a CDS encoding cell envelope integrity protein CreD: protein MTKTKSAMFGGLAGIIVFATLLMLTIWSGNESFAKTVFLWLSFPASAFIDFLVDRDVLSVHAAIPAVFIIGLYYVLVCSILGILINMIIYWTKKAILTKTTEPAKPRLSIASMTAFVLAILSMLYGLYIIRQKPDSMGVLIEGVPKLTDMQIYLQAALVGSALIFMIIALLMIRSKHVALFGKKLAIAALLPVIIAVVATVYTAKPYLNSKDLCAQRMKMLGVHAHASHTLSGSRFQRARIRTWCDWVVGKHYDFSDKFKETGIFRCPGSDEGPCNFAINSNIRPDSADNVVLLFETAPGWNQNGGPELLDTDNHNGKGCNVLFKSGVVEFVKTEDLQSLHWE, encoded by the coding sequence ATGACCAAAACAAAATCTGCAATGTTCGGCGGGTTGGCAGGCATTATAGTTTTCGCAACTCTGCTCATGCTTACGATCTGGTCAGGAAATGAGTCGTTTGCCAAAACTGTTTTTCTCTGGCTTTCGTTTCCGGCATCAGCTTTCATTGACTTCCTCGTGGACAGAGATGTCTTGTCTGTCCATGCTGCCATTCCCGCCGTGTTTATCATTGGACTTTATTATGTGCTGGTATGTTCAATTCTGGGGATCTTGATAAACATGATTATCTATTGGACAAAGAAAGCTATTCTTACAAAAACAACTGAGCCCGCCAAACCTCGACTCAGTATAGCCTCCATGACAGCTTTCGTTCTGGCGATCCTGAGTATGTTATATGGCCTGTACATAATCAGGCAAAAACCGGACTCGATGGGAGTGCTGATCGAAGGCGTGCCTAAGCTTACCGACATGCAAATCTATCTGCAGGCTGCACTGGTCGGCTCCGCTTTGATCTTCATGATTATAGCTTTGCTCATGATCCGTAGCAAGCACGTTGCACTATTCGGCAAAAAACTTGCGATCGCCGCCTTGCTTCCGGTCATTATAGCTGTCGTAGCGACGGTTTACACCGCTAAGCCGTATTTGAACTCAAAGGACCTCTGTGCTCAGCGTATGAAAATGTTGGGGGTTCATGCTCATGCCAGCCATACTCTTTCTGGATCCCGGTTTCAACGGGCGCGCATCCGCACCTGGTGTGATTGGGTCGTGGGCAAGCACTATGATTTCAGCGACAAATTCAAAGAAACCGGCATATTCCGTTGCCCGGGTTCCGACGAGGGACCGTGTAATTTCGCAATCAATTCAAACATACGCCCAGATTCGGCCGACAACGTGGTATTGCTCTTTGAAACCGCCCCAGGCTGGAACCAGAACGGAGGTCCCGAGCTTCTTGACACCGATAATCACAACGGCAAAGGCTGTAACGTACTCTTCAAAAGCGGCGTAGTCGAATTCGTTAAAACGGAAGATTTACAAAGCCTGCACTGGGAATGA
- a CDS encoding MarC family protein produces MANQFVNTYLTIFFLLTPFFATSMFISLTQSFDGRGRMRMAAQTTAAALVVVLVMFLWGGSIFRVLGIDVYCFQIGAGVLLFLTAVSLVRGGKEDLKVAEGEDISLVPLAIPVIAGPGTIGTLVVMGSDISAAGRKAVAICAIVAAVLTVGVLLLTANRLEKLLGAKGLSALTKITGLVLSALAAQVVFGGVRNYLGMG; encoded by the coding sequence ATGGCCAATCAGTTCGTGAATACGTATCTGACGATATTCTTTCTTTTGACGCCCTTCTTTGCGACGTCGATGTTTATCTCGCTAACACAGTCTTTCGACGGGCGGGGGCGGATGCGGATGGCGGCGCAGACGACGGCGGCTGCGCTGGTGGTAGTGCTGGTGATGTTTTTGTGGGGCGGGTCGATATTCCGTGTGCTTGGTATCGATGTTTACTGTTTTCAGATCGGCGCGGGGGTACTGCTGTTTCTGACGGCGGTGTCGCTGGTGCGCGGGGGCAAGGAGGATCTGAAGGTGGCCGAGGGCGAGGATATTTCGCTGGTGCCGCTGGCGATACCGGTGATCGCAGGGCCCGGGACGATCGGTACGCTGGTGGTGATGGGGTCGGATATTTCGGCGGCAGGACGCAAGGCGGTCGCGATATGCGCGATCGTGGCGGCGGTGTTGACGGTGGGCGTGCTGCTGCTGACGGCGAATAGGCTGGAGAAGCTGCTGGGCGCGAAGGGACTGTCGGCACTGACGAAGATAACGGGGCTGGTGCTGTCAGCGCTGGCGGCGCAGGTGGTCTTCGGCGGAGTACGGAATTACCTGGGGATGGGGTGA
- a CDS encoding DUF11 domain-containing protein, with amino-acid sequence MKIKHVLTITLLIAAVSLTACCPREKTARVEEPMREPDPCAASAMAKAETVFPRDIRNVVQLEKMAPEQIVAGQPFEYRLKVTNLTSETISNVRVSDTIPQNLTVTQSEPEMASMEERTAHWMIGELEGNGTRMITVTARASGTGMVRSCASVTYDSPLCAQMNIVQPKLRITKIAPTEALSCDRIPVKYVVTNNGTGYACDLQITDPLPEGLVDAEGNDQVSFNIDSIGPNESKEFSIMLDATTTGTFSSKATVASANSGTSESNMTRTEVTEPKLQITASAPQRQFMGKSITYQVTVKNTGSGPARDTTVVANVPDGIDFETATDQGEFTTSSPGKVTWNVGTIPPNEQKTVTMKIRYNREGELVSRVTAVAHCAEEVEQTASTSVTGIPALLTEVVDTNDPVEIGENTTYRITITNQGSTAGKNIQITCALPESMQYVSSTGPTTASAEGNTITFKPLMSLAAGQQQTWTVNIKALQEDDSRFEVKVTSDTLTKPVRETESTMLYQVR; translated from the coding sequence ATGAAAATCAAACATGTTTTGACAATCACATTACTTATCGCCGCAGTCTCACTGACGGCATGCTGTCCGCGCGAAAAGACGGCCCGCGTCGAAGAGCCGATGCGCGAGCCTGACCCTTGCGCCGCTTCAGCGATGGCAAAAGCTGAAACTGTCTTCCCGCGCGACATCCGTAACGTCGTACAGCTCGAGAAGATGGCGCCCGAGCAGATCGTCGCCGGCCAGCCGTTCGAATACCGTCTCAAGGTCACGAACCTGACCAGCGAGACCATCTCGAACGTCCGCGTCAGCGACACCATCCCGCAGAATCTTACCGTGACTCAGTCCGAACCCGAGATGGCGTCGATGGAAGAGCGCACCGCCCACTGGATGATCGGCGAGCTCGAAGGCAACGGCACGCGCATGATCACCGTCACCGCCCGCGCATCGGGCACAGGCATGGTCCGAAGCTGCGCATCCGTCACCTACGACAGCCCGTTGTGCGCACAGATGAACATCGTTCAGCCGAAGCTGCGCATCACCAAGATCGCGCCCACCGAAGCTCTCTCATGTGACCGCATACCGGTTAAATATGTCGTCACCAACAACGGCACCGGCTACGCCTGCGATCTGCAGATCACCGATCCGCTGCCCGAAGGTCTCGTCGACGCCGAAGGCAATGACCAGGTCAGCTTCAATATAGACTCCATCGGCCCGAATGAATCCAAAGAGTTCAGCATCATGCTCGACGCTACAACCACAGGAACATTCTCTTCCAAGGCCACCGTCGCCTCTGCAAACAGCGGAACCTCTGAATCCAACATGACAAGGACAGAAGTCACCGAACCAAAACTGCAGATCACCGCATCGGCCCCGCAGCGTCAGTTCATGGGCAAAAGCATCACGTATCAGGTCACAGTCAAAAACACAGGCTCCGGCCCTGCAAGGGATACCACTGTCGTCGCCAACGTACCTGACGGCATAGATTTCGAAACCGCCACCGACCAGGGCGAATTTACCACATCATCGCCCGGCAAGGTAACATGGAACGTCGGCACGATCCCGCCCAACGAACAGAAAACCGTCACCATGAAGATCAGGTACAACCGCGAAGGCGAACTCGTCTCCCGCGTAACAGCCGTCGCTCACTGTGCCGAGGAAGTTGAGCAGACAGCAAGCACGTCGGTAACCGGAATCCCTGCACTGCTGACAGAAGTGGTAGACACCAACGACCCGGTCGAAATAGGCGAAAACACAACCTACAGGATCACGATCACCAACCAGGGTTCCACTGCAGGCAAGAACATCCAGATCACATGTGCACTGCCCGAAAGCATGCAATACGTCTCCAGCACAGGTCCTACCACTGCTTCCGCCGAGGGCAATACGATCACCTTCAAACCTCTGATGTCTCTCGCAGCCGGCCAGCAGCAGACCTGGACTGTAAACATCAAGGCACTGCAGGAAGACGACA